A stretch of Ipomoea triloba cultivar NCNSP0323 chromosome 13, ASM357664v1 DNA encodes these proteins:
- the LOC116002199 gene encoding protein MAIN-LIKE 2: MDHYVNNPGPIDDSVLYDQDKHVSCAVWEGQERGALRCHEHTSKLDRWMLTEKQIELVKKAGFGLLRLIPAISLDNPLISALVERWRRETNTFHLTVGEMTVTLEDVAYLLGLPVDGEPVIGVTYTSCEAVCLKYLGKAPNSGYTSGGMVKLSWLKETFSFCPADASLEDIEHHTRAYLLYLVGSTIFSTTTGNKVPVMYLPLFENFDEAGKYAWGAAALSFLYRALGNASLRSQSTISGCLTLLQCWSYYHLNVGRPKLNHDPIHECFPFVLRWKGKQSSPTSNRDVAFYRKSLDLLKPSDVDWCPYSNISHTVVPENILNTLILGRSKTMLICFDKAERHLPDRVLRQFGMNQTIPQEVQRWERKSRGVDGGVDLSAKMESELNEWSNRHLHVVEAEEYVKESAYMQWYWNITRRLVGRPIPISSEFQRMNAALRDIAHLADTLSTHGMDDQQIQVVTRIRDTAHECLRDQVGSSLVIVANSPNEVGKRGRGKERIRRKGMSKRKRREEVEQYYAADGMNPQSYFSATVIEADHAHLYPAGSEVDDPHLYITANEGDDGEMGDVGGGHRVDDVEICNEGDDINDSSFHHAAEEEDDELAHGIADADGGSHGNGSIEIVSQTLPSSKDVVHPNDCSVII; the protein is encoded by the exons ATGGACCATTATGTAAACAATCCTGGACCAATTGATGATTCTGTATTGTATGACCAGGATAAGCATGTATCATGTGCAGTTTGGGAGGGGCAG GAGCGTGGTGCTCTTAGATGCCATGAACACACTTCAAAGCTTGACAGGTGGATGCTCACTGAAAAACAGATAGAATTGGTAAAAAAGGCTGGATTTGGCCTCTTAAGATTGATACCAGCAATTAGTTTGGACAATCCACTTATATCTGCTCTGGTGGAGAGATGGAGGAGAGAAACAAACACATTCCATCTCACTGTTGGGGAGATGACAGTGACACTTGAGGATGTTGCTTACTTGCTTGGGCTACCAGTTGATGGTGAGCCTGTTATAGGTGTGACTTATACTTCGTGTGAAGCAGTGTGCCTCAAGTATTTGGGTAAAGCACCCAACTCTGGCTACACAAGTGGTGGCATGGTTAAGCTTAGTTGGTTGAAAGAGACATTCTCTTTCTGCCCTGCAGATGCATCACTAGAAGATATTGAGCACCATACGCGTGCTTACCTTCTTTATCTTGTTGGTAGTACAATTTTCTCAACTACCACTGGAAATAAGGTACCTGTCATGTACCTTCCcttgtttgaaaattttgatgaggCTGGCAAGTATGCCTGGGGTGCAGCAGCGTTGTCCTTCTTGTACAGAGCGCTTGGGAATGCCTCTCTTAGGTCACAGAGCACAATTAGTGGCTGTTTGACATTACTACAG TGCTGGAGTTACTATCACCTGAATGTTGGTCGGCCAAAGCTTAATCATGACCCAATCCATGAATGTTTTCCATTTGTACTTAGGTggaaaggaaaacaaagcagCCCAACATCAAACCGTGATGTAGCGTTCTATCGGAAATCATTGGACTTGCTAAAGCCATCTGAT GTTGACTGGTGTCCTTACTCAAACATAAGTCACACAGTTGTAccagaaaatattttgaatactCTCATTCTTGGAAGATCAAAGACAATGTTGATATGCTTTGATAAGGCAGAAAGGCACCTTCCAGATCGTGTCCTAAGGCAGTTTGGCATGAACCAGACAATCCCTCAAGAGGTACAAAGATGGGAAAGGAAGAGTCGTGGAGTAGATGGTGGGGTAGACCTCTCAGCAAAGATGGAATCAGAGCTTAATGAATGGTCAAATCGTCATCTCCATGTTGTGGAGGCAGAGGAATATGTAAAGGAAAGTGCATATATGCAATGGTATTGGAATATTACACGCAGGTTGGTAGGGAGGCCTATACCCATCTCATCTGAGTTTCAAAGAATG AATGCTGCCCTAAGGGATATTGCACACCTGGCAGACACCCTTTCTACTCATGGGATGGATGACCAACAGATTCAAGTTGTCACAAGAATCCGGGATACTGCTCATGAGTGCTTGAGAGACCAGGTTGGAAGTTCATTAGTAATTGTAGCCAACTCGCCAAATGAAGTTGGAAAACGGGGAAGAGGAAAGGAGAGAATAAGAAGGAAAGGCATGTCCAAGCGTAAACGAAGAGAGGAGGTAGAGCAATACTATGCAGCAGATGGAATGAACCCACAGTCATATTTTTCAGCTACAGTCATCGAAGCTGATCATGCACACCTATACCCTGCAGGCAGTGAGGTTGATGACCCTCATTTGTATATCACAGCTAATGAAGGCGATGATGGTGAAATGGGTGATGTGGGTGGTGGTCACAGGGTTGATGATGTGGAGATATGCAATGAAGGCGACGACATTAATGATTCAAGTTTTCATCATGCAGCtgaggaggaagatgatgaaCTTGCGCATGGAATAGCAGATGCAGATGGAGGCTCGCACGGGAATGGTTCCATTGAGATTGTTTCACAGACTCTTCCAAGTAGCAAGGATGTTGTGCATCCAAATGACTGCAGTGTCATAATTTAG